DNA sequence from the Syntrophales bacterium genome:
TTGATTTCTATTGGCAACAACGAAAGGGCGACCCAATGGTCGCCTTTTTTAGCTTCTTACTCGGGACAAAAGAAAAACAGACCCCAAGCCGAAAAGGATATTGGCAAACCAGGCGGCGAGGATGGGAGAAAGCGCTCCCGAACGTCCGAGCGAAATCCCGAAGGCGAAGACTATCCAGTAGGAAAAGCCGATGATTAATCCGGTTCCGATCCCTGTGGCGATTCCGCCGCTCCTTTCCGAGCGCAGCGAGAAGGAAAAACCGATCACGAACAGGATGATGCTGATCAGCGGGAAGGCGATCTTGCCCTGAAGCTCGACGATATAGCGGGTGGCGTTGTACCCTTCCGCCTGAAGCTTTTTGATATATCGCCTCAACTCCAAATAGCCCATGGCCTCCGCATCTTTCTGCACGAGTTTGAAATCAGCAGGCGTTTCGGGGATATCGGCTGTTTGCGTTTTCAGCCTGGAAATGACCGGAAAATCGCCGCCGTCGAACCGGGTGATCAGCAGATCGTAAAAAAGCCACTTTCCCTCTTTCCATTCCCCTCTTTTGGCGTCAAGGCGTTGCAACAGATTCATCTGGTGGTCGAGATAGTAGATGGTAATCCCCTGCAGCGATTTGGCGCCGGCATCAAACATGCGGAAATTGTAAATGCCTTTCTCTCCCCGGTACCAGATCTGCCCATGATTGAAGCTTCCCGGGCTGGGTCGTTTTTGCACCTCAACATAGCGGATATAGTCAGCTCTTGCATAGGCGTAGGGGGTAATCCATTCGTTAAGAA
Encoded proteins:
- the lptG gene encoding LPS export ABC transporter permease LptG; the protein is MKILDRYLLKEYLRNMLLIALIFVFLFLTIDFFEKIRMFLSNHATLEQMLGYSLLQVPIALSQTLPAVVLLSALITFGNLSRHSEIIALKANGIRLFRFAVPTLGIALLASLAVFLLNEWITPYAYARADYIRYVEVQKRPSPGSFNHGQIWYRGEKGIYNFRMFDAGAKSLQGITIYYLDHQMNLLQRLDAKRGEWKEGKWLFYDLLITRFDGGDFPVISRLKTQTADIPETPADFKLVQKDAEAMGYLELRRYIKKLQAEGYNATRYIVELQGKIAFPLISIILFVIGFSFSLRSERSGGIATGIGTGLIIGFSYWIVFAFGISLGRSGALSPILAAWFANILFGLGSVFLLSRVRS